In Acidobacteriota bacterium, the sequence GGCCATCAAGTCGTCGGACGCCTCGTCCAGCACCTTGGCGTTCTGGATGGCTTCCCCCACGCCCATGTTGACCACGATCTTGGTCAGCTTGGGGACCGTCATGGGGTTGGTGTAGCCGAACTCCTTCTCGAGGGCGGGCACCACTTGCTCTTTGTACAGTTGTTGCAGTCTAGCCATGTTGCTAATCCAACGTTTCTCCGGTTTTCTTGTCGACACGAACTTTCTGGCCGTCGCTCAGCAGTTCGTAGCCGATGCGGGCCGGCTCTCCCGTCTGCGGATTGACCACCCGCAGGTTGGAAAGGTGAAGGGGCGCTTCCCGTTCCACCACTCCCCCTTTGATGTTGCGCTGGGGATTGGGCCGGGTGTGGCGCTTGATCATGTTGAGGCCCTCCACGATGGCCCTCTGCTTCTGCGGGTAGACGCGCAGCACCTTGCCGGTGCGGCCGCGGTCCTTGCCCGTGGTCACCAAAACGGTGTCGTTTTTCTTGACGTGAAGCATGTGCGTCTTCGCTCCTTGCTTGCTAGAGCATCTCCGGCGCCAGGGAGACGATCTTCATGAATTGCTTTTCTCTCAGTTCGCGGGCCACCGGTCCGAAGACGCGGGTGCCGATGGGCTCGCGGGCCTTGTTGACCAGTACGGCGGCGTTTTCGTCAAAGCGGATGTAGGTGCCGTCGCGGCGGCGGACTTCCTTCTTCACGCGCACGATGACGGCTTCCACCACTTCGCCCTTCTTGACGTTGCCGTCCGGGGAAGCTTCCTTGACCGAGGCCTTGATGATGTCGCCCAAACCGGCTCCGCGGCCGGTGTCACCGCCCATCGGCCGGATGCAGGCGATCTTGCGGGCCCCGGAATTGTCGGCCACATTCAGCTTGGTCTGCATCTGAATCATGATGACGATCTCCTTGTTGCTAGCGCTTGGCCTTTTCAAGCACTTCTTGTACGATCCAGCGCTTGCGCTTGCTCAGGGGACGGGTTTCCTGGATGCGGACCTTGTCTCCGATGAAGCATTCGTTGTTTTCGTCGTGGGCCATGAACTTGCTGGTGCGGCGGACCGTTTTCTTGTAGAGCTCGTGCTTGACGAGCCGGTCCACGGCCACCATCACTGACTTGTCCATCTTGTTGGAAACCACGCGTCCGA encodes:
- the rplX gene encoding 50S ribosomal protein L24; its protein translation is MLHVKKNDTVLVTTGKDRGRTGKVLRVYPQKQRAIVEGLNMIKRHTRPNPQRNIKGGVVEREAPLHLSNLRVVNPQTGEPARIGYELLSDGQKVRVDKKTGETLD
- the rplN gene encoding 50S ribosomal protein L14 produces the protein MIQMQTKLNVADNSGARKIACIRPMGGDTGRGAGLGDIIKASVKEASPDGNVKKGEVVEAVIVRVKKEVRRRDGTYIRFDENAAVLVNKAREPIGTRVFGPVARELREKQFMKIVSLAPEML
- the rpsQ gene encoding 30S ribosomal protein S17, giving the protein MQEEQTQKRRAVKVGRVVSNKMDKSVMVAVDRLVKHELYKKTVRRTSKFMAHDENNECFIGDKVRIQETRPLSKRKRWIVQEVLEKAKR